One genomic window of Quercus lobata isolate SW786 chromosome 9, ValleyOak3.0 Primary Assembly, whole genome shotgun sequence includes the following:
- the LOC115960757 gene encoding dehydration-responsive element-binding protein 1A-like — MSLIRHSSAPQYLTQSDIGSMNLESGSASMVNLSEDEIMLASRNPKKRDGRKKFKETRHPVYRGVRRKNSQKWVCEVREPNKKSRIWLGTFPTAEMAARAHDVAAIALRGRSACLNFADSTWRLPVPVSTVAKDIQRAAAEAAELFRPAELDGDSRDELSQELENATTTTMATTSEVVETKVEDVFFMDDEAVFDMPGLLTDMAEGMLLSPPHCYNENDTETNSNMALWSYSI; from the coding sequence ATGAGTCTTATAAGACATTCATCGGCCCCACAATATCTAACGCAGTCTGATATTGGGTCCATGAATTTAGAGAGTGGTAGTGCTAGCATGGTGAACTTGTCAGAAGACGAAATCATGTTGGCTTCTAGGAATCCTAAGAAACGAGATGGGAGAAAGAAGTTCAAAGAGACAAGACACCCAGTATATCGTGGAGTTAGGAGGAAGAACTCACAGAAATGGGTTTGTGAAGTGCGTGAGCCAAATAAGAAGTCTAGAATTTGGCTTGGGACTTTTCCCACTGCAGAAATGGCAGCACGTGCACATGATGTGGCTGCCATTGCACTTCGCGGCCGATCCGCATGCCTCAATTTCGCTGACTCGACATGGCGACTGCCAGTTCCAGTGTCAACAGTGGCGAAGGATATTCAACGGGCAGCAGCGGAGGCGGCTGAATTATTTCGACCTGCAGAGTTGGATGGGGATTCTAGGGATGAATTGAGTCAAGAGTTAGAAAATGCAACAACGACAACAATGGCAACAACATCAGAGGTGGTTGAGACGAAGGTGGAAGATGTGTTTTTTATGGATGATGAGGCAGTTTTTGACATGCCAGGGTTGTTGACAGATATGGCAGAAGGGATGTTGTTGTCTCCACCTCATTGTTACAATGAAAATGACACGGAAACTAATAGTAACATGGCATTATGGAGTTACTCAATTTGa